Below is a genomic region from Bacteroidales bacterium.
TGTTACAGTCGCTTCATATTCAGAATTATGCACTGATCAGTTCCCTGGATATGGAGTTTAGCAGGGGACTTACAACCATCACCGGAGAAACCGGAGCCGGCAAATCAATTCT
It encodes:
- a CDS encoding AAA family ATPase, producing MLQSLHIQNYALISSLDMEFSRGLTTITGETGAGKSIL